The Halorientalis sp. IM1011 genome window below encodes:
- a CDS encoding TatD family hydrolase: MDDLDTPVLDDHLHLDPVNGRNTEAVEEFADHGGTHLLVLNKPSWGLGVEVEAAEDFREVFDMTVEAVEDATEVLDGRAWPVLGVHPALISQLLDRGYEPEEARDLMQAGLDVAAEYVAEGPALAIKSGRPHYDVDEDVWAASNDVMKHAFELGGEVGCAVQLHTEGGEDFTEVAEWAEDRGLPRERVVKHYSGGRMEGPVPSVLADKEELEIAIEQGEPFMMETDYIDDPDRPGAVLGPKTVPRRVRWLLEAGHDEAVRNAHVETPARVYGIDTEATLEAEVEE, from the coding sequence ATGGACGACCTCGACACGCCGGTACTGGACGATCACCTCCATCTGGACCCGGTAAACGGACGCAACACGGAAGCCGTCGAGGAGTTCGCCGACCACGGCGGCACCCACCTGCTCGTGCTCAACAAGCCCTCCTGGGGACTGGGCGTCGAGGTCGAGGCCGCCGAGGACTTCCGGGAGGTGTTCGACATGACCGTCGAGGCGGTCGAGGACGCCACGGAAGTACTCGACGGACGGGCCTGGCCCGTCCTCGGGGTCCACCCGGCGCTGATCTCGCAGTTGCTCGACCGGGGCTACGAACCCGAGGAGGCTCGCGACCTGATGCAGGCGGGACTGGACGTGGCCGCCGAGTACGTCGCCGAGGGGCCGGCGCTGGCTATCAAATCCGGTCGGCCCCACTACGACGTGGACGAGGACGTATGGGCGGCCTCCAACGACGTGATGAAACACGCCTTCGAGCTGGGCGGCGAGGTCGGCTGTGCCGTCCAGTTGCACACGGAGGGCGGCGAGGACTTCACCGAGGTTGCCGAGTGGGCCGAAGACCGCGGGCTTCCGCGCGAGCGCGTAGTGAAGCACTACTCTGGCGGTCGAATGGAAGGCCCCGTCCCCAGTGTCCTCGCGGACAAGGAGGAACTCGAAATCGCAATCGAGCAGGGCGAGCCGTTCATGATGGAGACCGATTACATCGACGACCCGGATCGCCCCGGGGCGGTGCTGGGACCGAAGACGGTCCCCCGGCGCGTGCGCTGGCTACTGGAGGCGGGCCACGACGAGGCGGTCCGCAACGCGCACGTCGAGACCCCCGCACGGGTGTACGGTATCGACACCGAGGCGACGCTGGAGGCCGAGGTTGAAGAATGA
- a CDS encoding sodium:calcium antiporter produces the protein MSTGGVSLVDIGIILVATGGIWIGSGWLEDASEELSTYYGLPQVVQGAIVTAVGSSFPELASVVFAAILTGSIELGVGAIVGSAIFNILVIPALSGIAVEDDIEANRTLVYKEAQFYMLAVSVLVITFALAVIYYPDNSAGAPDLAGFVTRPLALIPIGLYGLYIFIQAQDTGDYEADTDGIEAIDVRREWGYLAAGLVVILIAVERLVHSVDVIGATLGVPEFIMGVTIIAAATSLPDALVSVRAAQEDRGVASLANVLGSNTFDLLVAIPVGVLIVGSASIDFAMAVPMFAVLTLATIHLFTVLRTDLSLTDLEAYSLLLAYLVFVVWVVLESAGVIDGILPAG, from the coding sequence ATGAGCACGGGCGGCGTTTCACTCGTCGACATCGGGATCATCCTCGTCGCCACGGGCGGCATCTGGATCGGAAGTGGCTGGCTCGAAGACGCCAGCGAGGAACTCTCGACGTACTACGGCCTCCCCCAGGTCGTTCAGGGCGCCATCGTCACCGCCGTCGGGTCGAGTTTCCCGGAACTCGCGTCCGTCGTCTTCGCCGCGATTCTGACCGGGTCCATCGAACTCGGGGTGGGGGCCATCGTGGGCTCGGCGATCTTCAACATCCTCGTGATCCCGGCGCTGTCGGGCATCGCGGTCGAGGACGACATCGAGGCCAACCGGACCCTGGTCTACAAGGAAGCGCAGTTCTACATGCTCGCCGTCTCGGTACTGGTGATCACCTTCGCGCTGGCGGTGATCTACTACCCCGACAATTCGGCGGGGGCACCCGACCTCGCCGGGTTCGTGACTCGGCCGCTGGCCCTCATTCCGATCGGCCTCTACGGCCTCTACATCTTCATTCAGGCCCAGGACACCGGCGACTACGAGGCCGACACCGACGGGATCGAGGCCATCGACGTGCGCCGGGAGTGGGGCTATCTCGCGGCGGGTCTCGTGGTGATCCTGATCGCCGTCGAGCGACTCGTCCACTCCGTCGACGTGATCGGGGCGACGCTGGGCGTCCCGGAGTTCATCATGGGCGTGACGATCATCGCCGCCGCGACGAGCCTCCCCGACGCACTGGTGAGCGTCCGGGCGGCACAGGAGGACCGCGGCGTCGCCTCGCTCGCGAACGTGCTGGGGTCGAACACCTTCGACCTGCTCGTGGCGATTCCGGTCGGCGTCCTCATCGTCGGGTCGGCCTCGATCGACTTCGCGATGGCCGTCCCGATGTTCGCCGTCCTCACGCTGGCGACCATCCACCTCTTCACCGTTCTCCGGACCGACCTCTCGCTGACCGATCTGGAAGCCTACAGCCTGCTCCTGGCCTACCTCGTCTTCGTCGTGTGGGTCGTCCTCGAATCCGCCGGCGTCATCGACGGGATTCTGCCGGCGGGCTAG
- a CDS encoding NYN domain-containing protein — translation MGLLDRLSGGGATRVGLFVDGPNVLRSEFDVDLADVRAVADERGRLAITRLYLDENATAGLIQAAEANGFEVVTTSGDVDVKLAVDATAAVADGEIDLLAIASRDTDFKPVVEAAARRGIETFAIAPGEYGRSDALRTAAHDAVTLE, via the coding sequence ATGGGACTGCTGGATCGGCTCTCCGGCGGCGGGGCGACCCGTGTCGGCCTGTTCGTCGACGGGCCGAACGTTCTGCGCTCGGAGTTCGACGTCGACCTCGCGGACGTACGCGCCGTCGCCGACGAGCGGGGACGACTCGCCATCACACGGCTCTACCTCGACGAGAACGCGACGGCCGGACTGATTCAGGCCGCCGAGGCCAACGGCTTCGAGGTCGTGACGACCAGCGGCGACGTTGACGTGAAACTCGCCGTCGACGCGACCGCCGCAGTCGCCGACGGCGAGATCGACCTGCTCGCCATCGCCTCCCGGGATACCGACTTCAAGCCCGTCGTCGAGGCCGCCGCGCGCCGGGGCATCGAGACGTTCGCCATCGCGCCGGGCGAGTACGGCCGCTCGGACGCGCTCCGGACCGCCGCTCACGACGCTGTCACGCTGGAGTGA
- a CDS encoding HalOD1 output domain-containing protein, translated as MGSDGTDEDDGGPIRTTWDPDDPDSLTGAVVNTVAEARGVEGMELSELLNDVLDPDALARVLASGTGTVTVTFTLDGQDVTVDSDGTILVDPSAE; from the coding sequence ATGGGGTCTGATGGGACCGACGAGGATGACGGGGGACCGATCCGGACGACGTGGGATCCGGACGATCCGGACTCGCTGACGGGGGCCGTCGTCAATACCGTCGCGGAGGCGCGGGGCGTCGAGGGGATGGAGCTCTCCGAACTGCTCAACGACGTACTCGACCCGGACGCGCTCGCGCGCGTGCTGGCGTCGGGAACCGGCACGGTCACGGTGACGTTCACGCTGGACGGACAGGACGTGACGGTCGACAGCGACGGCACCATTCTGGTCGACCCGTCCGCGGAGTGA
- a CDS encoding urease accessory protein UreF, with protein MSDGTPADESAVAALQFADSFLPAGSFTTSYGVEQFVAADDVEDAADLQALVATYLDRQIGPCDMVVVAAAHDAASDGDLAELRRVDRRCSAVQLPAEFRESSTRTGGQLCSLVADTEDDPFLPTYEEAVEAGGAPGNYAAVLGAVAARTGTSARQAALVLGYSFVTDLVGAAQRVLRIGHTDVQRIVTESRPTVVAAWEANEDRTVEDLSPFAPLVDVLSAEHERAERRLFLS; from the coding sequence ATGAGCGACGGGACGCCGGCGGACGAGTCGGCGGTGGCGGCGCTACAGTTCGCGGACTCGTTCCTTCCGGCCGGGTCGTTCACGACTTCCTACGGGGTCGAGCAGTTCGTGGCGGCCGACGACGTCGAGGACGCCGCGGACCTCCAGGCGCTGGTCGCGACCTACCTCGACCGGCAGATCGGGCCCTGCGACATGGTGGTCGTGGCAGCGGCCCACGACGCGGCGAGCGACGGCGACCTCGCGGAACTCCGGCGGGTCGACCGGCGGTGCTCGGCGGTGCAGTTGCCCGCGGAGTTCCGGGAGAGTTCGACACGGACCGGCGGACAGTTGTGCTCGCTCGTGGCCGACACCGAGGACGACCCCTTCCTGCCGACCTACGAGGAGGCCGTCGAGGCGGGGGGCGCGCCGGGCAACTACGCGGCCGTCCTCGGCGCGGTGGCCGCCCGCACCGGCACGAGCGCGCGGCAGGCGGCGCTGGTTCTAGGCTACTCGTTCGTCACCGACCTCGTCGGGGCGGCCCAGCGCGTCCTCCGGATCGGTCACACCGACGTGCAACGTATCGTCACCGAGAGCCGCCCCACAGTCGTCGCGGCGTGGGAGGCGAACGAAGACCGGACCGTCGAGGATCTGAGCCCGTTCGCTCCGCTGGTCGATGTTCTGTCGGCGGAACACGAGCGCGCCGAGCGGCGGCTCTTCCTCAGTTGA
- a CDS encoding urease accessory protein UreD: protein MAARNPREAFAAYADERLPPAADGAVGKEGRLEAAFAAVDGETRLVQDYATVPFHLTGALDHDEELPGLATVYLQSPTGAVAQGDRHDLSVTVGADARAHVSTGNATKVHGMDRNFGRVDVDLSVAEDGYLEYLPEPTILHADARFRGETILSVAEGASAVVGEVLVPGRLARDEVFEFERAYTRLQARDADGLLFEDTTDLHPAERDPRRPGVMGVNDVLGTLYVVGDAAADPLHERVADATDARAGATALPNDAGVMVRALGERAAVSGALDAAWDEARRLLVGAPAPERRKD from the coding sequence ATGGCGGCGAGGAACCCACGCGAGGCCTTCGCGGCCTACGCGGACGAACGGCTGCCCCCGGCGGCCGACGGCGCGGTCGGGAAGGAGGGCCGGCTCGAGGCGGCGTTCGCCGCCGTCGACGGGGAGACGCGGCTGGTGCAGGACTACGCCACGGTCCCCTTCCACCTGACCGGCGCGCTGGACCACGACGAGGAACTGCCCGGGCTGGCGACGGTCTACCTCCAGTCACCGACCGGCGCGGTCGCACAGGGGGACCGCCACGACCTCTCGGTGACCGTCGGCGCGGACGCGCGGGCTCACGTCTCGACCGGGAACGCGACGAAGGTCCACGGCATGGACCGCAACTTCGGACGGGTCGACGTAGACCTCTCGGTCGCCGAAGACGGCTATCTTGAGTACCTGCCGGAGCCGACGATCCTGCACGCCGACGCCCGCTTTCGCGGTGAGACGATACTCTCGGTGGCCGAGGGAGCCAGCGCCGTCGTCGGCGAGGTACTGGTCCCGGGACGGCTGGCCCGGGACGAGGTCTTCGAGTTCGAGCGCGCGTACACGCGCCTGCAGGCACGCGACGCCGACGGGCTGTTGTTCGAGGATACGACCGACCTCCACCCCGCCGAGCGCGACCCGCGACGACCCGGTGTCATGGGCGTCAACGACGTGCTGGGGACGCTGTACGTCGTCGGCGACGCGGCGGCCGATCCCCTCCACGAGCGGGTCGCGGACGCGACGGACGCCCGGGCGGGCGCTACTGCGCTCCCGAACGACGCGGGTGTGATGGTCCGCGCGCTGGGCGAGCGGGCGGCCGTCTCGGGCGCGCTCGACGCCGCGTGGGACGAAGCGCGTCGGCTGCTGGTCGGTGCGCCAGCACCCGAACGGAGGAAAGACTGA
- the ureG gene encoding urease accessory protein UreG, producing the protein MSRQVATVGIGGPVGSGKTSLVRALVPRLREEGLEVGVIANDILTQEDADVLRESFAGQIPPELVAGVETGACPHTGIREDPSMNLEQIDRFLEIEPDLDLVLLESGGDNLAATFNPELADYFVYVISTAEGDDIPRKRGPGVTEADLLVINKTDLAPHVGADLDLMKRDANEVRDGPVICTNCKTEDGIDAVADEIQGQVLFA; encoded by the coding sequence GTGAGCCGGCAGGTCGCCACCGTCGGCATCGGCGGCCCGGTCGGCTCCGGCAAGACCTCGCTGGTCCGGGCGCTCGTCCCGCGGCTACGCGAGGAGGGACTGGAGGTCGGCGTCATCGCCAACGACATCCTGACACAGGAGGACGCGGACGTGCTCCGGGAGTCCTTCGCGGGCCAGATCCCGCCGGAACTGGTCGCCGGCGTCGAGACCGGGGCCTGTCCCCACACCGGCATCCGGGAGGACCCGTCGATGAACTTAGAACAGATCGACCGGTTCCTGGAGATCGAACCCGACCTCGACCTCGTCCTCCTGGAGAGCGGCGGGGACAACCTCGCGGCCACGTTCAACCCGGAACTGGCCGACTACTTCGTGTACGTCATCTCGACGGCGGAGGGCGACGACATCCCCCGAAAGCGCGGCCCGGGCGTCACCGAGGCCGATCTGCTGGTGATCAACAAGACCGATCTGGCACCCCACGTCGGGGCCGATCTGGACCTGATGAAGCGGGACGCGAACGAGGTCCGGGACGGGCCGGTGATATGCACGAACTGCAAGACCGAAGACGGGATCGACGCCGTGGCCGACGAGATCCAGGGCCAGGTGTTGTTCGCCTGA
- a CDS encoding urease subunit gamma — translation MKLTPKERERLTIFMAAELARRRRERGVELNHPETVALISDWACERAREGMGVAEIRSAAQTLLTEEDVMDGVPEMIDTVQVEPTFPDGTKLVTIHDPIRFETPEQAEEMGLATDGGRPAEADSPDDDGGSEP, via the coding sequence ATGAAACTCACACCCAAAGAACGCGAACGGCTGACGATCTTCATGGCCGCAGAGCTCGCACGACGCCGCCGGGAGCGCGGTGTCGAGCTGAACCACCCCGAGACGGTCGCGCTCATCTCGGACTGGGCCTGCGAACGCGCCCGCGAGGGGATGGGCGTCGCCGAGATCCGCTCGGCGGCCCAGACCCTGCTCACCGAGGAAGACGTCATGGACGGCGTGCCCGAGATGATCGACACGGTGCAGGTCGAACCGACCTTCCCCGACGGGACGAAACTCGTGACGATCCACGACCCGATCCGGTTCGAGACGCCGGAGCAGGCAGAGGAGATGGGGTTGGCGACCGACGGCGGTCGGCCGGCGGAAGCCGACTCCCCGGACGACGACGGAGGTTCGGAGCCGTGA